One genomic window of uncultured delta proteobacterium includes the following:
- the hdrA gene encoding CoB--CoM heterodisulfide reductase iron-sulfur subunit A 2: protein MRVGVFICHCGTNIAGTVDVVSVAEKAKDLPDVVFSTDYMYMCSEPGQDTIIQAIKDHALDGVVVSACSPRMHEPTFRRAVERAGVNRYMFEMTNIREHVSWIGKDKEANTNKAYELIRMSVEKVRRNRPLTPKYFSATKRVLVIGGGVAGIQAALDCADAGLEVVLVEREPSIGGKMSKLDKTFPTVDCSSCILGPKMVDVAQHPNITLYACSELESVSGFVGNFEAVIRRKATCVINEKCTGCGSCMEKCPSKKSFDRFNEGVGVTTAINIPFPQAIPKKAVIDKNFCRQFTKGKCGVCAKVCPTGAIDYEQQDELVTVQVGALVAATGYDLMDWTVYGEYGGGRYPDVVTSLQYERMMSASGPYGGHIKRPSDGKEPKNVVFIQCVGSRDVSVDHPYCSGFCCMYTAKQAILTKDHIPDSQSYVFYMDIRAPGKAYDEFTRRAQEEYGAQYIRGRVSMVYPKGDKYVVRGVDTLAGAQVEIEADLVVLAVGAEAAVNSPHLAEKLRISYDRFGFFMESHVKLKPVETNTAGVFLAGCSQGPKDIPASVAMGSAAAAKAIGLLSKDKLESDPQIAQVTVNRCVGCGKCINVCPFQAIREIDFRGQPKAEVIEAVCQGCGLCNATCPQGAIQLSHFTDNQILAEVEALCRC from the coding sequence ATGAGAGTAGGCGTCTTCATCTGTCACTGCGGCACCAACATTGCCGGTACCGTCGACGTCGTCAGCGTTGCCGAGAAGGCCAAAGACCTTCCGGACGTGGTGTTTTCCACGGACTATATGTACATGTGCTCCGAGCCGGGCCAGGACACGATCATCCAGGCCATCAAGGACCATGCCCTGGACGGGGTGGTGGTTTCCGCCTGCAGCCCGCGCATGCATGAGCCCACGTTCCGCCGGGCCGTGGAACGGGCCGGGGTCAACCGCTACATGTTTGAAATGACCAACATCCGGGAGCACGTCTCCTGGATCGGCAAGGACAAGGAAGCCAACACCAACAAGGCGTATGAGCTTATCCGCATGTCCGTCGAAAAGGTGCGCCGCAACCGGCCCCTGACTCCCAAGTACTTCTCAGCCACCAAGCGCGTGCTGGTTATCGGCGGCGGCGTGGCGGGCATCCAGGCCGCGCTCGATTGCGCGGACGCCGGGCTCGAAGTGGTCCTGGTCGAGCGCGAGCCCTCCATCGGCGGGAAGATGTCCAAGCTGGACAAGACCTTCCCCACGGTTGACTGTTCAAGCTGCATCCTCGGCCCCAAGATGGTGGACGTGGCCCAGCATCCGAACATCACCCTGTACGCATGCTCCGAACTGGAGTCCGTGTCCGGGTTCGTGGGCAACTTCGAGGCGGTCATCCGCAGGAAAGCCACCTGCGTCATCAACGAAAAATGCACCGGCTGCGGATCGTGCATGGAAAAGTGCCCGTCCAAGAAATCCTTTGACCGGTTCAACGAAGGCGTGGGCGTGACCACGGCCATCAACATTCCGTTCCCCCAGGCCATTCCCAAGAAGGCCGTTATCGACAAGAACTTCTGCCGCCAGTTCACCAAGGGCAAATGCGGCGTGTGCGCGAAAGTCTGCCCCACGGGCGCCATTGACTACGAGCAGCAGGACGAACTCGTAACGGTGCAAGTGGGCGCGCTGGTTGCCGCCACCGGCTACGACCTCATGGATTGGACCGTGTACGGCGAATACGGCGGGGGCCGGTATCCGGATGTGGTCACCTCGCTCCAGTACGAGCGCATGATGTCCGCTTCCGGCCCCTACGGCGGCCACATAAAGCGGCCCTCCGACGGCAAGGAGCCCAAAAACGTGGTCTTCATCCAGTGCGTCGGCTCGCGCGACGTGTCCGTGGATCACCCGTACTGCTCGGGCTTCTGCTGCATGTACACGGCCAAGCAGGCCATTCTGACCAAAGACCATATTCCGGATTCGCAGAGCTACGTGTTCTATATGGATATCCGCGCGCCGGGCAAGGCCTATGACGAGTTCACCCGCCGCGCTCAGGAAGAGTACGGCGCGCAGTATATCCGGGGCCGCGTTTCCATGGTCTACCCCAAGGGCGACAAGTACGTCGTGCGCGGCGTGGATACCCTGGCCGGAGCCCAGGTGGAGATCGAAGCCGATCTCGTGGTCCTGGCGGTCGGCGCGGAAGCGGCGGTCAATTCGCCGCATCTGGCGGAAAAGCTGCGTATTTCCTACGACCGGTTCGGTTTCTTCATGGAAAGCCACGTCAAGCTGAAACCCGTTGAAACCAACACCGCCGGCGTGTTCCTCGCCGGGTGCAGCCAGGGGCCGAAGGACATCCCCGCTTCCGTCGCCATGGGCAGCGCCGCCGCGGCCAAGGCCATCGGCCTCCTTTCCAAGGACAAGCTGGAATCCGACCCGCAGATCGCCCAAGTCACCGTCAACCGGTGCGTGGGCTGCGGCAAGTGCATCAACGTCTGCCCCTTCCAGGCCATCCGCGAGATCGACTTCCGCGGCCAGCCCAAGGCGGAAGTTATCGAAGCCGTGTGCCAGGGCTGCGGGCTGTGCAACGCCACCTGCCCGCAGGGGGCCATCCAGCTTTCGCATTTCACCGATAACCAGATTCTTGCCGAAGTGGAGGCCTTATGTCGGTGCTGA
- a CDS encoding CoB--CoM heterodisulfide reductase codes for MKRTKPFGYYPGCSGMGTSVEYDRSTRAVAAVLGIQLQDIEDWSCCGSTPAHTIDHGLSTALTARNFVQAEKQGLMDVLTPCPSCLKNLKSALHHMQSPVIGPKATKLLGGDTVNEEHTAKSVLQIIHEEVDRDILVNKVRRPLAGIKVVPYYGCLMSRPKPLMQFGDEEYPMAMDDLLAAAGAEVIPFPLKTDCCGASMGIPLNEAVTRLSGRIIDLAVSLGADVIAAACPLCQMNLDLRQSQVEKAAKKKYNIPVMYYTQLLGLAFNLPEKDLGLDKLVVSPQPVLDKLAAARDAAKKAKAEDAA; via the coding sequence ATGAAAAGGACTAAGCCGTTCGGCTATTACCCCGGCTGTTCCGGCATGGGCACCTCCGTGGAGTACGACCGCTCCACGCGCGCCGTTGCCGCGGTCCTCGGCATCCAGCTTCAGGATATCGAGGATTGGAGCTGTTGCGGCTCCACCCCGGCCCATACCATCGACCACGGCCTTTCCACGGCCCTTACCGCCCGCAACTTCGTGCAGGCGGAAAAGCAGGGCCTCATGGATGTCCTCACGCCCTGTCCCAGCTGCCTGAAAAACCTGAAGTCCGCCCTGCACCACATGCAGTCGCCGGTCATCGGGCCCAAGGCCACCAAGCTTCTCGGCGGCGACACGGTCAACGAGGAACATACGGCCAAATCCGTGCTCCAGATCATCCACGAGGAAGTGGACCGCGACATCCTGGTCAACAAGGTACGCCGCCCGCTTGCCGGGATCAAGGTCGTGCCGTACTACGGCTGCCTCATGAGCCGCCCGAAGCCGCTCATGCAGTTCGGGGACGAGGAATATCCCATGGCCATGGATGACCTCCTGGCCGCGGCCGGGGCGGAAGTCATCCCGTTCCCGCTGAAGACGGACTGCTGCGGCGCATCCATGGGCATTCCGCTGAACGAGGCCGTAACCAGGCTTTCCGGCAGGATCATCGACCTTGCGGTTTCCCTCGGTGCGGACGTGATCGCGGCCGCCTGCCCCCTGTGCCAGATGAACCTGGACCTGCGGCAGAGCCAGGTCGAAAAGGCCGCCAAGAAAAAATACAATATTCCCGTCATGTATTATACCCAGTTGCTCGGGCTTGCCTTCAACCTGCCTGAAAAGGACCTGGGACTCGACAAGCTCGTCGTCAGCCCGCAGCCCGTGCTGGACAAACTCGCCGCCGCGCGTGACGCGGCCAAAAAAGCTAAAGCGGAGGACGCGGCATGA
- a CDS encoding Heterodisulfide reductase, C subunit produces MKTVDLASSDREFIRQVEEESGQVVARCYQCGNCSAGCPMNFAYDMPVNRIMRMIQLGQKDAVLSSKSLAYCATCETCTARCPNNIEVAVIMDVCRHMARREKLLSVWPVRMFSASFLKTVETFGRAYEAGLMGAYMVGTMRPFTDIDLVPKVLPKGKLPILPHSIKGRKEVAAIFKRFREGEHEKD; encoded by the coding sequence ATGAAAACAGTGGACCTCGCATCATCCGACCGGGAATTTATCCGGCAGGTGGAGGAAGAGAGCGGCCAGGTTGTTGCGCGCTGCTATCAGTGCGGCAACTGTTCGGCCGGTTGTCCCATGAATTTTGCCTACGATATGCCGGTCAACCGCATCATGCGGATGATCCAGCTCGGGCAAAAGGACGCCGTGCTCTCAAGCAAGTCTCTGGCATACTGCGCCACGTGCGAAACATGCACGGCGCGATGTCCCAATAACATTGAAGTAGCGGTAATCATGGACGTTTGCCGTCATATGGCCCGGCGCGAAAAGCTCCTTTCCGTATGGCCCGTCCGCATGTTTTCCGCTTCGTTCCTCAAAACCGTGGAAACCTTCGGCAGGGCCTACGAGGCCGGCCTGATGGGCGCCTATATGGTCGGCACCATGCGGCCTTTCACGGATATCGACCTTGTGCCCAAAGTGCTGCCCAAGGGGAAACTCCCCATCCTGCCGCACTCCATCAAGGGCCGCAAGGAAGTTGCCGCCATCTTCAAGCGTTTCAGGGAGGGCGAGCATGAAAAGGACTAA
- the vhcD gene encoding F420-non-reducing hydrogenase vhc iron-sulfur subunit D produces MSVLTGKERRIIGFLCNWCSYGGADTAGVGRFTQPTDLRIIRVPCSGRINPLFILKALIGGADGVLVSGCHPRDCHYAEGNFYARRRLEMCKNLLPTIGIDPARFEYTWVSASEGQRWQHVVTKFTEQIHALPPAPVFPEAPEIEKLAEACGNM; encoded by the coding sequence ATGTCGGTGCTGACAGGCAAAGAACGCCGTATAATCGGTTTTTTGTGCAACTGGTGTTCCTACGGCGGCGCGGATACCGCCGGGGTCGGCCGCTTCACCCAACCCACGGACCTGCGTATCATCCGCGTGCCGTGCTCGGGCCGCATCAACCCGCTGTTCATCCTTAAAGCGTTGATCGGCGGGGCGGACGGGGTGCTGGTTTCCGGCTGCCATCCGCGCGACTGCCACTACGCGGAAGGCAACTTCTACGCCCGGCGGCGTCTGGAAATGTGCAAAAACCTTCTGCCCACGATCGGCATCGACCCGGCCCGGTTCGAGTATACCTGGGTTTCCGCTTCCGAAGGCCAGCGCTGGCAGCATGTGGTGACCAAGTTTACCGAGCAGATTCACGCCTTGCCGCCCGCTCCCGTGTTCCCGGAAGCCCCGGAAATCGAGAAGCTGGCCGAAGCCTGTGGGAATATGTAG